Genomic DNA from Nicotiana tabacum cultivar K326 chromosome 21, ASM71507v2, whole genome shotgun sequence:
atttttGTATATGTATATACCTTAAAATGGTTAATTTGAATTACTTGACACCCTGAACGCTAAAAGCCTTTAGAGAGCACTAATTAAACAAAATATTATTCCCCCATCGCATTAAAAGCCTAAGGTTAGAGAATGTAGAAAAGAATAACGTAGGAAAGACACAATTCAAAAGACGACTTTTTAGAGTCACTTAGCTCCTTGATCTCTTCTCTCAAAAAAAACGTTGTGCGGGCAAGAACTAGcatgaaaattaatttattaagaCCAATGCGATTGTTCCTATTTCATTTTGAATCTTATACTTTAGAGTTTAAGTCATATACATCGTCAAggtaatatatttttttcataccATCAAGTCACATTTATATATTATAACAAATAAcatgtcttatttttaaaattataaaatcatattttaatATGGTTTTTTACCTATAAATATTCTTTGAGTGACAAAATGTTGATAGTGTTCTAACATACTTATACAGTCAAGTTCCAATCCAAAAGATAATGTTTTGTTTCAATAGGTGGATTTCAAAAACAATGTAAGAttaatgtttttaaaaaaatttaaaggtCCTAAAAATGTGCTGACTATAAATTTGTACTTTTACTATgggattttttttaaatatattttttggttttttgcTCAAACTCATGAAATGAAACGGCTCATTAAGCTAATTATGGAAAATAAATGACCAAAAACAACCCACTTAAATATCAAATTCAAACTTTCCAAACCTCCCTTTTGGCTAATCATGTGCCACTAACGTGTCAACATCTCACAGCTTCGATTAGTCCGAACCTCACTCCGAACCTAGACTCCTAAACAAAGCCAAAAGCTTTATATATATCGATAAAGCCCATTAATCCTACGACTCTCTCATCAactcataatatatatatttccttGCTATATTCTTCACTTATAACTTTCTGTTTAGAATTTTTTcacattttcttttgaaaaaaggaaaaaaaaatggtTTCCATTAAAAGTAATACTCTTGTTTCGTTTTTGGCTTTtcttgtgatttttgtttttatcagtTTTTGTGAAGCAAAAGAGTTTGTTGTGGATGGCAAAGCAAATTCTTGGAAAATCCCTTCTTCACCTGATGAATTTAATAAATGGGCTGAGAAAACTCGTTTTCAGATCGGTGATTATCTTGGTAATTTCCTTTTTTAATCTTAACTTTatattttcgaagtcattttctaggaaaatattttaaTGTTATATCCTTGTTCTCTAGATTAACTTGCACGCATAATGCATATATGTTCATTATTCCGTGCATGTTAGTGTCAGGTCGGGAATTTCTGCCTTGTTATCAAAAAGGAGTTCGGTAAAGCAAACTCTATCTTTGCAGGAGCACGGGCTTAGTCATTGCTATGGGCGGAGTTAGAGTGGCGAAAATCTACTTTGCCGAaacaaaattatattttatgtgtagataGTAGATGTTGAATTCCCTTGACATGTTCGTGTGTTTGCGTTTTAATATTCTGAAGTCCATTGATATAAATCCTGCCTTCGCTACTGGTCGTTGCATTGTTTGATGCTCATCCACCGCTTTTTATATTGAAAATTTAGTCTTTATCTTTTTAGGCTGTCTTTTGTGTGCTATTACTTACgatatgctattatttcatgtcGATGTATATAACTTACATCTTGTGGCTATATTAGATAAAACAAGATTTTCACCCCCACAACTAAGTTAATTTCAGTTAAcacttcttcttgttttcttgatTATATTTTGGACAGTTTTGAAGTATGATCCAAACTCAGACTCAGTACTACAAGTGAATGAAGAAGACTACAAAAATTGCAACAAAGCAAATCCCCTTAAATCATATCAAGATGGAGAAACCAAGATTTTGCTTAATAAATCAAGTCCATTTTTCTTCATTAGTGGAGCTAATGGCCATTGTGAAAAGGGACAAAAACTTGAGGTCAAAGTCTTGTCTCCTCAACATAGTTCTAAGGCTCATTCTCCGGCCCTCGCTCAGACTCCAGTTACTCACACTCCAGTCGAAATTCTACCTCCGGCACCGGCTCCGGCTAGTGGAAGTTCCGGCATGAAATTTGGGATTATTGGAGGTTTCATTGTTATGCTAGGAAGTTTTATTGTTCTTGCTTAGGGTTTTTAGACTTAGGTTTTAGATTTTAGGGGTTTTTTAAATCTTGTAGTGCATGACTCATTTGTGACATTATGTTCGTGTTTTTTTAATTAGCAGTacttcttttgttgttttttgttATACGGTATCAGTTTGTTTGAACTTTTTCGGAGTATTTAGTTTAAATTAACTAATTTTTTATATGAATtcgaatatatttttttaaaaatttttaaaaataaaattcgcATATATAGAAGCTACATAAAAAGTACTATATAAGTCAAAAtagttaataattcaaaatatttaaaaactatttgcaaatatatacttatcaaagaaaattttgtttccTTTTCCGTTCTTTTTTAAATGGAGGGAGTAGCTTTTTGTGCaattttgtttttcttacttCGAAGCGTTTATAAGTTTTTTGTGCATTgataatgaaaaatatatttaaacaaTCAGATTACTTATAAGATTAAGTAAACTTATATATCATGCACATTAACTGTTTATCTAAAAAAAGGTTATTTTTAGCACCATGTTTGACAATTATGTTTTGCATCATGTTTGTAGTTGTTTATCAGCAGTACTTTTGTAATTTTTGGTTATGTTTGGCTTATTGGAGATATTAGCTTTTTGTGcaatcttgttttttttttttgtttttgtttttattttcatgagccgagagtctttcggaaacaacatctctactcatttggggtaggggtaaggtctgcgtacacactaaccccattagtgagattttactgggttgttattattgttgttgttttattttttcttccaagaattttaagtttttttttttgcactAATAATGGAAATATATTTACATAATTAAGTTACTTGTAAGATAATTATACGTAGTAAATTTTTCTAGTAAAAAATATGGATAAAATCCTAGAACAAGAAAAACTTTATCTCTAACtaagagatgaagatgaagataaagataaaatcaaataacgaatagtgataaaaatatgaTTGAAGTCGTTCCCGTCAAGATGAGTTTCTAATCtagtgaataataaaaataagatatAATCTAATAAGATAAATACTACTAGTATTGTTTAGCATTAGAGACATTATCTTTTGAGTTTAACTTAAATTAATGCACTAAAACTGTAAAATCAATTAAATTATGAGGGTATATAGGTTAAATTCTTATCAAGTGAAAAATCTATTTAACTTAGGTCTTTTCAAGTTAAAGAGTCACAAGAACTCTATGAAAAACAGATAAGCCAGTTTGGACATCACCAAACCTATTCATATTTGCTCTTCAACAAGAAAATAACCATTCAATTATATATTCCAAAACTTTTGCtcttaatttattattttcacaacTGCATTTGCTGTCTTAAGTCCACTTGTATCAACAATTAATCCTCTCATTTTTTACACTATTTATAACTCTTAATTTGCAATAACTAATATTTTTTCCGTCtcaatttatatattatatttttctttttagtctgtttCAAAGAGATGTTATACTTCCTCGTCTAGAAACAATCTAATAGTAAAATTTCTACTTTTtccttaataaaataatttataaccacacaaatatttatAGTTTGTTTTATGccataaatttcaaaagtttttcatttttttcttaaattacatgtccaattaaatattgcTACATAAATTGGGGTGAATTGAGTAGTCAAATATCATTGCGAGTCAACCTATGCGACTATCTTCTCACCGACACGTTATTACAAAACAATTCGAAGGGAAGCCTCAAATGTGagaaataatgaattatagattatgacccaaaaaaaaagaatgaattaTAGATTATGATACTTTAACTTTTAATCATTAAAACCAAATTATAGGATGcaaattgaaacaaaaaaaatatatgtgtcatCAGAATTCAGTTGGATAAATTAGTTATCGAAATTTTATAAGATCAACCCCCAATTAAATGCTTAATTAAATCATTATACTTATTTTTTTAACAGAATAGACTAATAAATACTTTTACTTCTCTTATTTTGACATCCCAAACCCCTATTTCTTGCCGTGACGGAGCCACATATATTCAAGGGGTCAGTTGACATTCTTTCGTCATAAAATTACGAGCTAGATAGAAAATtcgtttgtacatatatataacTATATATTGACTATTCTTGGCTTTTTTATGgttttacttttttatattttgatcccTTTTAATAAAAATTCTTGCTCAATCACTGACTCCTCGAAGTTTCATCCAGTAGACACTTGTAATTGTTAAAACATATACTACTATTTTCAACCCCTTTAACACTAAAATTGCAAATACTATTTTAGTTCTAAaattttccttccttttccatTTTCAGAATAAGAAGTGCCTTAACATTTCTcttctaaaaaagaaagaaagaattgcATATTATTatggaaattaaagaaaaagactAAATGAGAAAATTGGCCAATTGGGAAAGAGGAGGTCTTTTTTGGTTGGAAAGCTACAAATTTTCCCAACTTGTGTCTATTTTATTAGAACTTCTGCTGCTCTGTTCCTCACTTTTGACTTCTATGTTTAGAGCATCCCTTAGATACTGTACATTTTCAGAAATTTTTGACTTTATCTCTGCTTTTTATTACAACCCCTACCCCCCGCCCCCACTTACCCCCCTTTTCTTCTTCCCTTCTTCTCTATCTCTTTTACACCTTAGTTCATCAATTAAACCTCAAAAGACTTTAACTGTAAGTCCCTTTCTCTGATCTACTTTTTTTTCCTATATCTTCACTTGTAGAGATTATTCATTAAAATTAGCAATATAATATAGttttctgttcttttcttttcttttcttgtcttttttttttttttaaactttaaaaatgGAGTCTTGATTAGTTTGTTGGTTATGTGAATTTATATACAAATTTACAGCTGAAGTGGTTAATAAAAATTCAATCTTTATTGGTTAAATTTAtgggttattttctttctttcttgttgaCTAGTTAAATGGACTCTTGATTAGTTTGCTGGTTATGTTATCATCTGGTTTTTGTTGTCTGAATTTATATACAAATTTACAGCTGAAATGGTCAATAAAAAGTCAATCTTTATTGGTTAAACTTTTGGGGTTTGTACCTTCTATATATCTTCACTTGCTGATATTAATCATTAAATTAGAAATATTATGTAGTTTTCtgtcttttttttcctctttttttttgttgttttttgatTGGTAAAATGAGTCTTGATTAGTTTGCTGGTtatcatctctttttttttttgtcttaatTGCTCGTGTCAATTTATATACAAATTTACAGCTGAAATTGTCCATAGAAATCCAATCTTTATTGGTTAAATTTATGGAGTTTGTTTCACTAGCAgatattattcatttaattagcAATATAATTTGGTTTatgtttcttttctcttttttttgcttCATTTGATTCGTTAAATGGAGTCTTGATTAGTTTGCTGGTTATGTTATCATCTGTTTTTGTTGTCTGAATTGCTTGTGTGAATTTATATGCAAAATTTACAGCTGATGTTGTCAATAAAAAAAGGGATTGTTCCACAAATAGCCGGCCAGATTcaatgtttactttttctagccggtatacatagattatacattaattatacacaGTTATACATATGTTATATACGAATTATACATATAGTATACATCCgttggctatttttagtttaagagatCGGGTgagcggctatttgggttaattcttcataAAAATTCAATCTATTTTGGTTAAATTTAtgtgtctttttgtttctttcttgttGACTAGTTAAATGGAGTCTTATTCCAGTTTACCTTCTTCACTTTTCTAAACTTTGTTTGAGTTTGATTTTCTTACTTTTTCTTCCATGTTAGAAAAGAACATTGAGATTGTTGTTGAAGTGGCTCAATATGATGTTCTTTTTCATGGTTCCCATTTTGGAAAATAAAGCTGCTCGCATGTATTTATCTCCTTGATGGCTTTTTGCAAGTAAAGAAAGATGTTAAACGGCAAGGGTCTTCCCAAAAATTGAACTtcccaaaaattgaagaaaattacaCACTCGACTTTCGAACCTGCTGGAATTTTTTGCTTTGTTGCAGTTACTACATATGTGTTTGACTGTACAAAATGTTTGATTGTGGTTCCAAGTCCCAATATCTGGGTGGGCAGCGAGAGAAGTTTGTGAGGTACTAGAACATCCTTTGTTGAGATTATCAATCTTTTGTTTCTGTCCACTTCTTTCCACACATATTTGGGGGTTGTATGTTCTTATACGTTAGACATTGTTTTTTCTTAATGTGAAATCAAGGGTAAATGGATGAAACTGGATTCCATAAGTTCCTGATTTATTTGATATGAAATGGCAGTTGGAGCTGAGATCTAACTACAATCTGTTGCTTAAATAGCTGTTGAGAAATCTGTGGTAAATCAATGTTTTCTGGTTTTTCGTAGGTTACATCTTGTCCTCATTTCCTTTGAAGGTTATTTTCAACAATCTTTTAGTTGTATTAGACATTTTTCTATTAGTTAAAGATAACACATAAGATGTTACTATTTAGAATTTAGTCAATTTAGTTATGGCCATTTTCTTTAGTCATTGATGATTTTCCCTGGAGTATCTCTATCGTCATTTGGCAGCTAATCTTGCTTCATCAAATTTTCATATAGGGTGGATGACTTGATTCCAATGTATCCTCACGGTTAGCATCAATTGCAACAAATATATGTGGCTTCAACATGGAAGCTTTTAGACATTCTGGCCATGCAACTAATAGCCCGTCAAGGTCTTTTAAGAGAGGAATGAGAAAAGGATCGGAAGGACTCAAGTCTATTGGTCGATCACTCGGTTTTGGTGTCTCTAAGGCAGTATTTCCTGAAGAtctgaaagtttcagagaataagATTTTTGATCCTCAAGATAAATTCCTTCTCTTGTGGAATAAGCTCTTTGTTGTATCATGCATTCTGGCGGTATCTGTGGATCCACTGTTCTTCTACCTTCCAGTTTTTAATAACACGGCGAATTGCCTTCAGATTGATCGAAAGCTAGCTGTCATAGCCACTACACTACGTACCGTTGTTGATGCTTTCTATCTTATTCACATGGCACTTCAGTTTCGTACAGCTTATATTGCGCCATCATCTCGCGTTTTTGGACGGGGTGAACTTGTGATAGATTCTGGACAAATTGCTAAAAGATACTTGCGGTTCTATTTCATTATCGATCTTCTCTCTGTGCTTCCCTTGCCTCAGGTTTTAACAAAATGCTTTATATTTCTTTGGTGTCTCCTCAAATAGCAACTTTATTTCGATTACTAGTCTTCTACCATGGCTCTTATGGTCACTGACCTATATGTAGTTGTAAATGGTTTTTTCCTTCTTGTTCACTTTCCTTTTCCTCTTGTGGATCTATGCAGATTGTAGTTGGGAGATTCCTGCAGAGATCAGCAGGTTCTGATGTACTCGCTACCAAACAAGCTTTGCTCTATATCATTTTGCTTCAGTATATCCCCAGATTTGGTCGAGTTATACCCTTAACTTCAGAGTTGAAAAGAACTACCGGTGTCTTTGCTGAAACTGCATGGGCTGGCGCTGCATCCTATTTGCTGTTGTACATGCTTGCTAGTCACGTAAGCTACTTGTTAAGTTGTCGAAACGTTTGCTATCAACCGTTTCTACCTTTGGTTCTGTGTAGTATAACCTACTGATTATGTTGTTGTTATTAAAATTTTACTTCTTTCATGTTTGTGTAAGTTTTCCTGTCATTATGGAGCTCCTTATGAGGGAAAATCTTTGTGAAAATGCAATCTGTGCAAATAGCATCTTACTTACTTATCTTTGAAGTAGCTAAAAGCCTAA
This window encodes:
- the LOC107768573 gene encoding early nodulin-like protein 14, which produces MVSIKSNTLVSFLAFLVIFVFISFCEAKEFVVDGKANSWKIPSSPDEFNKWAEKTRFQIGDYLVLKYDPNSDSVLQVNEEDYKNCNKANPLKSYQDGETKILLNKSSPFFFISGANGHCEKGQKLEVKVLSPQHSSKAHSPALAQTPVTHTPVEILPPAPAPASGSSGMKFGIIGGFIVMLGSFIVLA